One Oncorhynchus keta strain PuntledgeMale-10-30-2019 chromosome 34, Oket_V2, whole genome shotgun sequence genomic window, CTGACATATGTTTTTCAAATATTCTAAAACTATTTGTTAGCATCCATGCTTGCTTCATAAAGAATAGTAATGATTGTGGATTTGTTTAGAAAAACAATAGGCGGACATAAAGAAGATTGAAGACAACTATACTGGTGCATCAGAACATCTATAGAAATATGAATGATCAAAGATAAAGGTGTGAGTAAATACAAAACAGGGGCTTTCATTTAAAAAGAATAATGCACTGAGGGAATGCAGAATGCATGTAATAGCTACTCCAATAGCTAAAAGATGTAAACAAATACCGTTGCCAATACTTTACAGTAACAATaagctgtacagtatgtgttttgaAATATAAAGAGAAATAAGCTGCAACTTTGATTGGGGAGGTTACATACCGTACCACATAACATACAGAAGGAGTGAAGAAGTTTGAAGTGAACAGTGAACTGAGCCTGGCCATATACACATAGGGCCATTCCTATGGCCAAAGACCATCAGGACAAAAGACTGTGGCAATTCAAAATATGGTATATGCTGCATAATAAGCAGAACAACAGCGACACTACATATTTTGCCAGCAAAATATTTGTTATCAACAGAGCAACATGTACATTGTCTTAAGCATTTGTCCAAGTGCATATAGATTATTTTTTGATCCACATACATACCATTACCCTTCACTGGCATTATACTTCCAAAAACCCTAAACCACACTGCTATCTATCTACTAAACAGTACCAGTGCATCAGCTTAATTGTACTGGGCACAATCCTTTCCACATCACATTCACATGCAATGTACAGCAGGGTTGGTCTCAATGCCATTCCAATTCTATCAATGTAAGAAATAAACTGAAAATCCAAATTCCAATTTTCCTCATAGATTAGTTTttattgactgaattgaaatggcaTTGATCCCAACCCACGAGTAGAGTGCAAGCACTGACATGGCGCTTGCAGGAAGCAGCCTGTCTACTATAAGACACATGAGTGGGTTAAAGGCAACTTGTGAGCTGGAGATTTGAAGTTACTATTGAACCATCAAAACAGGGCCTGGCTTCAAAACAGGGAATTCcttcctgtcctccccatccgtCAAGGCATCAGTCTGCTAGTGAAAGAACAGGTTCAGAGAGGAGGCGGGTTGCAGTGCAGTGCTTTTCCTTTCCTCTGTGAAGTTCTGTGAAACTGAGAAGGTTACAGGAACTGTTTCACAGAAAGCAGATATTTAGCGTTTAGGGTAATGAACGAAACAATAACAAATCTGTAGACAATGTCTGAAAAGGTAAATCATGAGTAAgtttctccatctccatctctgtttctctctctctctctctctctctctctctctctctctctctctctctctctctctctctctctctctcacactctctctctctctctcacacacactctctgtctctctctctctctctctctcacacacactctgtctcgctcgctctctctctgtctcactctttttctctctctgtgtctctatctcatctctttctccctctccctcactttctTCCATATttcccttttttttctctctccttttctttctcaccctctctctttctctctcactactctctttccctctgcagAAAATGTCATTCTTTAATGTGGCTAGTGTGACAACACGCCTGTGCAGTTAGCAGTTAGAAAGACAGAGAAGATATACAGTCTGTTGCAAGAAATCATGCAAGAAAGTATATTATATTCTAAAGTATGGTTCAGTTGGTGGGGTCAGGGAAATTCCCCTTGATAAGTTGAGACCTTACATGGCAGTCTATGTGGCAACGAACAAGTCCAAAAGTACATTATTCAGAAAGAAAGGAACAGTGATAAACTATAATAACTCACAGTATTAGCTGCTCTGTGACAATCTGAGACACACTATGACAAAACTGTCTAGGTGTACTACTTCTTTGTGATCTTCTTGACTCCCCCAAAAAATCCCTCACTTGAGATACATATCTCAACCTCAAATTCTTCAAAACACCTTGCACAATTCAAATGTGTATTTGGCCCAGACCTTCATATATTTGTTTGGAATGATATATAGCTAGTATCATTATGCTGCAACAAATGTTggttagttctctctctcctggttgGTTGCATTGACCACACACAGTTAGTTCAACATTACTGTCCTGAGGTGGGATGGGGCGGGGACCAGTGGTGGCTCCTGTCCAGTCCACCGCTCTAATTGAAGGTGTGTTCCCCACGGATGATGTGAGATGAAAATTCATAGCGGTCCTTACTGCGGTGGCCACAGATGTTGCACTCCAGCGGGTCCCTGTAACCATGACAACCCATGTGGATGGTGTACATGACGTGGTCCAGGAAGAGAATGCGGCAGTGTTCACACTGGAACACCCTCATCTTCCGCCCCTCTCGCCCAAACACACGCACCCCTTCCCGACTTATAGGCCTCTCTGCCGCCCCTCCCTGGGCCACCTCAGCCCCGCCTCGCCCCTCCTCTCTGCCGCCATATGCTGGGCTGGATCTGGGACGGTGGTGGGGGTTGTTCCAGTGGTAACCCAGCCTATCCTGTGGGCTGCTCCGGGCAGAGTCGGCCGAGTCCAGCCCACTGTTGCTAGGAGACTCTTTTTCCTCTCTGGTACCCTGGGGGTGCTGCTGCTTGGGTCTTGTGAGGGCGATGGGCCCGTTGGAGGAAGGATGGAagtcagggggaggagggggcagaggtgAAGGATGAGGTGGGGCGTCGCGGCCACCTGGTCGGTCCATACGCAGCCCTGACCCCAGAGGGTAGACGTGGTGGAAGAGGGGGTTGACCATGGGTACCACCTCGGCCATAGAAAGAGACGGCTGTGGACCGTGGGGACCATGGGGGTGGGGATGGTGGACAAGGGGTCTCAGGGAGTCAGAGCCCAGGTAAGAGATGGCGTTGTTGATAGCCTGGTCCATCATGTGAGCCTGCATCAGCTCTGCCTCCTTCTCATACTTCAGACCCATCTCATAGCTCAGCTCCGGGTAACTATAACGCATCATCTTCTCACCTGCAGAGCACAGCTTACATATTACCACAATGAAATTCACATATGCAGAAGCTCCCCATAAGAGAAACTGCCCGGTCGAATGACACCATTGGATAGTACCGAATACATACAACTCTAACTAAATAGAATATGATAGAGTGATTTATTTTGTGTGCATGTCTAACCTTTCCAGTTTTTAATAAGCTAAACACTATCAAAGTTCTCTTGTTTTTGTCTTATTGTATTTTCTCTTGTGTTGTTTAATAGTGGAAAGCCCCATCCATCTGAATGCACTGTTTAACCCCTCCAGAACAGGGATGCGGTGAGCTGTTTTGCTCTTCTCTCGATAAGAGCTATTGCAGAGATACAGGTGTAACAAACCACAGAGTGAAAACATGTCCTCGTCTCTCTCAtccgctctctgtgtctcgctcgaTCTTTTCCTCTATCTAATAGAGCAGTAAATAATAAAAACAAAATAATTGTCTTCCTCGCTAATATGCAAAAATTGGCTGTTATATGACAACAAAATGTTTGCAACACCGAAACAATTGTTTCTTAATACAAAACCAATATATTTTTCAAATGTATGTATTAAAAAATGATCAAAATGTtcaaattaaaaattaaaaagatTGAGAAATATTCAGAGTGGAACAACCTGATCTGAAATGTGAAATCTACATTAATAAAACTAAAGTGtgcagtatgtgaatagtgtctTCATTTCTACCATTAAGTCAAGGTCATCTGTTAGATGCAAAACAACAGTATCATGTTTCAATGTACCGCTGCCCAGGCACGCAATTCAATTCCTTTTTTGCATGTATACACTCATTCTGTTGCAGTGACTGTATGTTGAACTGATCAAAACAAATAAACAGTTAAAACTGTAAACTGAATTTAATCCAACAGAACAGGTCAAATTCAATCCcaaaatggaatgaaataaataTCCTACTGATACCCTTAATACCATAATTATTAAAATTACAAATGAGTCATTTGTAATAATAATTATCTAAGCTACAATGAATAATTGTGAGTTGGTGATCCTTATGGTGAACACATTATGGTGCTCCCAGACAGGAAGTGATGCAATGATGCTTACCCACAAACTTCTGTGGAGTGGTACTCTTCCTCTTCCCTACATTACTCTGCAGTTTCTCAATGACAGGTGGCCGGTTTAATGTTGCCATGGCAGCGGCCTCCGCCAGGGGCCTCTGCTCTTTAGGGACCTCACctgggggtcaggggtcagagcatgagagtgtgtgagaggtcTGCACCAAGGCTTgtaggtagtactgtagtactgtaggtggcAGGTGTGTAAAAGTAACATAAGTAGAGTTCACAGGATTCTCACACAAACCATAaaaaggaaggaggaagagaaactAAAATGATCTTTAATTTAACTTCATACCTAAATTATAAATGATTAAAGGTTAAAGTGCAAGGTGTAAAAAAGGTTCCAAAGAGAAAGCAAATGTTTCTGAGTCCATGCCATTAACAGAGATACCATATAGCAGGTCTCTGTACCAGAGCAGGACATTCACACTCACCTGGATAAGGCCCAGTGACGGAGGTGGGATCCATGCCAGCACTCTCAAGGTAGTTATGGCAGCGCTCTTTATGCTCCTCCAATGATGTCCTCTGTTTGTAGCTCCGCCCACAGTAGTCACACTTGTGTGGTTTACCCACTAAATTAGAGAAATGACATCAAAGGAAAAAAACTATtaatttcattcattcatcaacTCACATAAACAGACCGGTAACGCAATTCTATGTGAAGTCTCTAGGAGGTTTTATTAAACACATAGAACCCGTGGAGAACACAGAAACTAGAGCAGGGCTATGAGCTCATGGAGTGATCATTTTCCATTAGTGGGATCCCACACACCATCATTGCCAACCAGACAGAGAAGGTGTGGGCAGGCGAGATATACCAAAATACTCTAATACACACATTTGCCTTTCATACGCCCTGGAACAACTGGTAAAGCCTACAACTCTTCCGGGAGCCCATCACTACTACTATGGTGCACAACTCAATTGGCTGCTGTACACAGACACAGATCCCGTAGAAGAAGGAAAATAACTAACGTCAGACCTAAACAACGTCTGAGTTTCTCCTCAGCAGCTGGAGGTGGGGAGTGATTCATGCTGCCAGTTCCATTCTGATGGAGTCTATGCTGGTGAGATTGTGCAAAA contains:
- the ikzf2 gene encoding zinc finger protein Helios isoform X2 encodes the protein METEATDGYSAKHTIKQEEETEDERDRRTTAEDMGQSGEEESGLEEPIIDSPNNLQDGVPGSDGSCDPGTRLPNGDRPFQCNQCGVSFTQKGNLLRHIKLHTGEKPFKCPFCSYACRRRDALTGHLRTHSVGKPHKCDYCGRSYKQRTSLEEHKERCHNYLESAGMDPTSVTGPYPGEVPKEQRPLAEAAAMATLNRPPVIEKLQSNVGKRKSTTPQKFVGEKMMRYSYPELSYEMGLKYEKEAELMQAHMMDQAINNAISYLGSDSLRPLVHHPHPHGPHGPQPSLSMAEVVPMVNPLFHHVYPLGSGLRMDRPGGRDAPPHPSPLPPPPPDFHPSSNGPIALTRPKQQHPQGTREEKESPSNSGLDSADSARSSPQDRLGYHWNNPHHRPRSSPAYGGREEGRGGAEVAQGGAAERPISREGVRVFGREGRKMRVFQCEHCRILFLDHVMYTIHMGCHGYRDPLECNICGHRSKDRYEFSSHIIRGEHTFN
- the ikzf2 gene encoding zinc finger protein Helios isoform X1, with translation METEATDGYSASNGDCSPRKTENSRMLVDLSTNTPNAQQPQGPYSPTEHTIKQEEETEDERDRRTTAEDMGQSGEEESGLEEPIIDSPNNLQDGVPGSDGSCDPGTRLPNGDRPFQCNQCGVSFTQKGNLLRHIKLHTGEKPFKCPFCSYACRRRDALTGHLRTHSVGKPHKCDYCGRSYKQRTSLEEHKERCHNYLESAGMDPTSVTGPYPGEVPKEQRPLAEAAAMATLNRPPVIEKLQSNVGKRKSTTPQKFVGEKMMRYSYPELSYEMGLKYEKEAELMQAHMMDQAINNAISYLGSDSLRPLVHHPHPHGPHGPQPSLSMAEVVPMVNPLFHHVYPLGSGLRMDRPGGRDAPPHPSPLPPPPPDFHPSSNGPIALTRPKQQHPQGTREEKESPSNSGLDSADSARSSPQDRLGYHWNNPHHRPRSSPAYGGREEGRGGAEVAQGGAAERPISREGVRVFGREGRKMRVFQCEHCRILFLDHVMYTIHMGCHGYRDPLECNICGHRSKDRYEFSSHIIRGEHTFN